TCAGGCGCGCGGCCCAGCAGCTGAAAGTATCGAATGCACTCGTGACACGCTCGATCGCCACGCTCGAGGCGCACCTGCACGCACGCCTCATCAACCGTACGACGCGCAACCTTTCGCTGACCGAGGCCGGCACGCATTATCTCGAAGGCTGCCGCGGGCTGCTGGAAGAGCTCGATCATCTGGAAGGTTCGGTGGCGGGCACCGAGCGCGAGCCGGGCGGCACGCTGCGTGTCGTCGCGACGGGCGCGCTGTCGCCGCAGGCGCTCACGCAACTGCTCGACGGCTACCGGCGGCATTATCCGAAGGTGCGCATCCGGCTCACGCTCGCCGAGCGCATGCCACATCTGATCGAAGACGGCTACGACGTGGGCCTCCTCATTTCGGGGCCGCCGGCTTCGTCGGGCGCGGCTGCGGAGACGGACAGCGTCGAGCTGTCGTTTGCGACCCAGCGCCTCGTGCCGTGCGCCGCGCCATCCTATCTGGCTGCGCGCGACGAGCCGCGCCATCCCGAGCATATGGCGCTGCATTCGTGCATCGCGACGCCGTCCGAGCAGCGCGGCCCGACCGTCTGGCATTTCGTCGACAGCGACGGCGACCCGCAGCCCATCACGCTGGAGCCGTCGTACATGGTCAATAGCCCACTGCTCGTGCGGCTCGCGGCGATCGCGGGAATGGGCGTCGCCGTACTGCCCGAGCCGCTCGTCGCCGACGACTTCGCAACGGGCACACTGAAGCGCATCATGCAGGGCTATACGGTCGACGAATCGCAGGCCAAGGTGTCGCTCGTCTATCCGCGCCGCCGTCATCTGCCTGCGAAAACGCGCGCGTTCGTCGATTACACGCTCGAGCATGCGGGTTGTCCGGCGTCAGCACTGCCCGCCGACGCGCATGCGATCATCGCGCACGACCTGCATCCCGCCGCGCAGCACGCTTCGTGAGCTGCGCGCGGTTGCTCACGCATCGATGACGCCCCGCGCGCGTCCATCAGGAGGCCAGTGACCATGCGCATGATTTTGTTCAGTAGTCGCCAGTACGATATCGACACGTTCACAGAGGCGAACGCCGCGTTCCGCTATGAGTTGCACTTCCAGGAGTCGCATCTCGAAGCGGACACGGCAATTCTTGCCGAGGGATACGACGTCGTGTGCCCGTTCGTCAACGACCTGGTCGACGCCCCACGCTCGAACGCCTGCATGCGGGCGGCACGCGCCTCATCGCACTGCGCTCCGCGGGCTTCAATCATGTCGACCTCGCGGCGGCGCAGCGGCTCGGTATCGGCGTCGTGCGCGTGCCCGCCTATTCGCCGCACGCGGTCGCCGAGCACGCGGTCGGGATGATCCTGGCGCTGAACCGCAAGCTCGCGCGCGCCGTCGCCCGCACGCGCGAAGGCGACTTCTCGCTGAACGGGCTGCTCGGGTTCGACCTGTACGGCAAGACGGTCGGCGTGATCGGCACGGGCATCATCGGCCGCTGCTTCGCGCGCATCATGGCGGGCTTCGGCATGCAGGTACTCGCGCACGATCCCGGCCCGCCCGCCACCGAACTGCTCGCGCTGGGCGGGCGCTACGTGCCGCTCGACACGCTGCTCGCGTATTCGGACATCGTGAGTCTGCATTGCCCGCTGCTGCCGTCCACGTATCACATGATCGATCGACACGCGCTCGCGAAGATGAAGCGCGGTGCGATGCTGATCAACACGGGGCGCGGCGGGCTGGTCGAAAGTAATGCCCTGGTCGGCGCGCTCAAGAGCGGTCAGCTGGGGCATCTCGGGCTCGATGTGTACGAGGAAGAAGGCGGGATCTTTTTCGAGGACCACTCGAATCTGCCGCTGCAGGATGACGTGCTTGCGCGGCTGTTGATGTTCCCCAATGTGATCGTCACTGCGCACCAGGCTTTTTTTACCCGCGAGGCGATGACGGAAATCGCGCAGACGACGCTGGGCAATGTCGAGGCGTGGCGCGACGGCACGCCGCGGAATGTCGTCGAGGCACCTACGGGCGGCTGAGATGGGTTTAGCGTAGGTTTGCTGGAATTTTTTTGCTGCGCAAGCAGTGTGGGTTGGATTCCGGTTCTGCTTTTTGCTCTTACGCCTACTCTTGCGCTGGCATCGGCAATTTGTTTTGCCTGCTTCAAGCGTCGCCCCTGTGCGGGGCGACGCTTGACCGGCAGACACCATAACGCGGATGCCAGCGCAACGGCTGATGCACCGAACGGCATCGCGCGAAGCACGAAGGCAAATCGTTGATACCAGCGCAAACACGAGCAAACCAAACCAACGCGTCGCAGACAAACCCTCAACGATTACGCCCGCGGCACGCCAGCCACATTAGCCGAAGTGGGCCGCAGCGCCATGCGCGCATCATCGGACGCACCACAGTATTGCCGCAAGAGCGCCGCCTCGCGCTCATGCACTTCCACTGGAAACCACACGGCGCCCGCCGCCATCATGTACCGTGCGCGATGCTGCCCGTTGCGAAACGCAACCACGCCTTCATGTTCCAGCCTGAGCCAGCCGAGCAGCCCCGGCGCGCGGCGTGTCGAGATCGTCACGTAGGGCATCTGCGGAATGCGCGCGTTGGACGGATCGAGAAACTCGCGGATGCCGCGCAGCTTCCCGGGGTGCCATTCCTGCACGGGAGGCAGCACGTAATCGGTGTCGTCACGATCGGCGCACGCAATCAGCTTGCGCGCGTCGACGAGCACCACCTGATGGCGCGTGCCGTCCGTCGTGAAGACGCGCTTCAGGCGCACGTGGGCATACGGCGGATGCTCGTGCAGCGGCACGATCCAGACAGGCTCGCTGCCGGAAGACGGCGATGCCGCGAGAGACGGGGTCGGTAGTTCCATCAATGAGGACATAGGGCGTACTCCATGCGCCGGTGCGTGCGCGCGCCCTGGCTGTTCAAAATTCGCCTAAGCTACGAGTCGATTGTTAAAACCGCGTGACTTGGCGGCAAGCGATTCGCGCTGCATCGCCGCCCGTGCGCCACGCATCGCCTCGCAGGCTTTTGCTTCTGCTTTAGCGGTCGTTTTGCGCAGTTCTTTAGGGTGTTGCCGCACGCGCAACCGGTTTTTTCAGTCCTCTTCATCCAGTCTAGGTCTTGCAAGGCAGCCCGAACCGGAGAGAACGATGGCTAGCGAACAGTTCGGCGAATTCGTGCGAATCGAAACTGCACAAAAAAACACAACTGCACAGAAACAGCAAGTTGCGCTCCCAGTCGATGCCGTCGCGACGATCGTTATTGACCGCCCCGCGCGCCGCAACGCCGTTGACCGTCCGACGGCGGAAGCCCTCGCCGCCGCGTTCCGCCGCTTCGAAGCCAACGACGCGTGGCGCGCCGCCGTGCTGACGGGCGCGGGCGGCACGTTCTGCGCTGGCGCGGACCTCACTGCTTTACAAGACGACGAGCGGCGCAACGAATTGCACGCCGACGGCAGCGGCCCCGGCCCGATGGGACCGACGCGGATGATGTTCACCAAGCCCGTGATCGCGGCGATTGCCGGCCATGCGGTGGCGGGCGGCCTGGAACTCGCGGCGATGTGCGATCTGCGCGTGGTCGAAGCGGACGCCGTGCTGGGCGTGTTTTGCCGGCGCGTGGGCATTCCTCTGATCGATGGCGGCACGATCCGGCTGCCGCGTCTGATCGGCCAGTCGCGCGCGCTCGATCTGATCCTGACGGGCCGCGCCGTCACCGCCGACGAAGCGCTCGCGCTCGGCCTTGCCAACCGCGTCGTGCCGAAGGGCGCCTCGCGCGCCGCCGCCGAGCAGCTCGCCGCCGAACTGGCCGCGCTTCCGCAGGCGGCACTGCTGGCGGACCGCCGCTCCGTCTATGAAAACTCGCCGCTCGACGATTTGCCCGAAGCACTGCGCCGCGAAGGCGCGGGCGGCTACGCGGCCGTGTTCTCGCAAGGCGTGGCGGGAGCGGCCGCGTTCGCCGCGGGCGCGGGCCGTCACGGCAGTGCGCTCGACAAAAAAGACCCTTGAAATAGGGGGTTTTCGCAGCGCGATCGGACAGAATTCGCGCCGCAATCGACGAAATACAACAGTGCGCGAAGCAGACCGCACAGCCGAATTGGCTTAGGTACAATCCCCTACTGACTTACCCTTGCCGGCGCACGCGCACTCGTCCCGAATACGCGCGACGGCAACGCGAACGGCCTTCCCGTCCGCCGCCGCGACCCTCCCGTGAAAGTCTCATCATGCCTTTGCCCCTGCTTGCACTTGCCGTTGCCGCGTTTGGAATCGGTACCACCGAGTTCGTCATCATGGGGTTGCTGCCCGATGTCGCGCGCGATCTGAGCGTGTCGATTCCGGCGGCGGGTATGCTCGTGTCGGCGTATGCGCTCGGCGTGACGATTGGCGCGCCGATCGTCGCGATCGCGGTCGCCAACATGCCGCGCAAGAAAGCGCTGATGAGCCTGATCGGCATCTTCATCCTCGGCAACCTGCTGTGCGCAATCGCGCCGGGCTACGCGGTGCTGATGGCCGCGCGCATCGTCACGGCGTTCTGCCACGGCGCGTTTTTCGGCATCGGCTCGGTCGTTGCGGCCGGCCTCGTGGCGCCGAACCGACGCGCGCAGGCCATCGCGCTGATGTTCACGGGCCTCACGCTCGCCAACGTGCTCGGCGTGCCGCTCGGCACGGCGCTCGGCCAGGCCGTCGGCTGGCGCGCGACGTTCTGGGCGGTGACGGGTATCGGCGTGATCGCGGCCATCGCGCTCGCGGTGTGTCTGCCGTCGAAGATCGAGATGCAGAAGGCGAGCCTCGTCCACGAATTCACCGTGCTGAAAAACCCGCAGGTGCTGATGGTGCTCGGCACGAGCGTGCTGGCATCCGCGAGCCTGTTTTCGACCTTCACCTACATCACGCCGATCCTCGAAGACGTGACGGGCTTCACGCCCCATGCGGTGACGATGGTGCTGCTGCTGTTTGGCCTCGGGCTGACGGTGGGCAGCACGATCGGCGGCAAGCTCGCCGACTGGCGCCCGGTGCAGTCGCTGCTGTCGTTCCTGCTCGCGATCGTCGCGATCCTGTCCGTCTTCGCGATGACAATGCACAGCGAAATCCCCGCGATGCTGACCATTTTCCTGTGGGGCGTGCTCGCGTTCGCGATCGTGCCGCCGCTGCAGATGCTGATCGTCGACCGCGCGAGCAGCGCGCCGAACCTGGCTTCGACGCTGAATCAGGGCGCCTTCAACCTCGGCAATGCAACGGGCGCGTGGCTTGGCGGCATGGCGATCGGCGCGGGCGCGCCGCTCAGGTCACTGCCGTGGGTCGGCGTCGCGACGGCGGCGGGCGCGGTGGCGCTGACGTGGTGGTCGGTGTCGCTCGACCGGCGCTTGCCTGTGGCGGGCTGAGCGCGCAACGCGATATACCCCGAGCGTGCACCTTGCCATCACAGGGTGCGCGTGACATGCGGGCGGTGTAGCATCTCGCCCGATATGAAAGTCGTCTTCTCCCGTGATTTCCTCGCGCTGATCCTGAGCGTGGCCGTGGTCGGCCTCGGCAGCGGCGCGACCCTTCCCCTCACCGCCCTCGCGCTGACGCAAGCGGGCTACGGCACCGATGTCGTCGGGCTGCTGACGGCTGCCCAGGCGGGCGGCGGCCTGCTCGTCGTGCCCGTCGCCGGTTGGCTCGCGGCGCGCTGTGGTGGCCGCCAGGCGATCATCGGCGCGGTGCTGATCGTCGCGATCGTGACCGCGCTGATGCAGCTCACCGCCAATCTGTTCGTCTGGGCCGTGCTGCGCGCGCTGTGCGGCGCGGCGCTGATGCTGCTCTTCACGATCGGCGAAGCGTGGGTCAACCAGCTCGCCGACGATGCATCGCGCGGCCGCGTCGTCGCAATCTACGCGACGAACTTTACGCTGTTCCAGATGGCGGGTCCTGTGCTCGTCAGTCAGATTGCGCGGCTCGAGCACTGGCGCTTTCTGATCTGCGGCGCAATCTTTCTGATCGCGCTGCCCGTGCTATCGATGATCCGCTCGGCGCCGCACGCGTCCGACGAACACGAGCCGCACGGCAGCTGGCGACGCGTATTGCCGCAGATGCCCGCGCTCGTGATCGGCACGGGCTTTTTCGCGCTGTTCGATACGATCGCGCTGTCGTTGATGCCGCTCTTTGCGATGGCGCACGGCATTCCGAGCGAAGTGGCCGTGCTGTTCGCATCCGCGCTGCTGCTCGGCGACACGACCATGCAGTTTCCCATCGGCTGGCTCGCGGACCGGCTCGGGCGTGAGCGCGTGCATATCGGCTGCGCGGTGCTGGTCGTCGTGCTGCTGCCGCTGTTGCCATGGGCCGTGCAATCGCCGTGGCTGTGCTGGCCACTGCTCTATGTGCTCGGCGCGGCGGCGGGTGCGATCTATACGCTGTCGCTCGTCGCGTGTGGCGAGCGCTTTCGCGGCGTGGCGCTGGTGTCGGCGAGTTCACTCGTGGGCGCGTCGTGGAGTATCGCGAGCTTTGGCGGGCCGCTGATTGCGGGCGCGTTGATGAAGAGCGTCGGCAATGACGCGATGATCGGCGTGGTGCTCGCGAGCGCGCTGGCGTTTCTCGCGGCGGCGTTGTGGGAGAAGCGGCGCGGCGTGGTGAACGCGGCGTCGTGAAAGCTAAGCCAAGGTCCGCGCGGGCGTGACGCCGCGCGGTTTGCTTGTTGAATGCGCGTCGAGTGTGACGCGCCGCTACAGCGTTACTTATGCGCCGGAAGAATCTCACCGACGCAAGTACCAAAGCCGACGCGATAGCCATCACCCTGGCACCATCCCGCGAGCGTCAGTTCGTCGCCGTCTTCGATGAACCCGCGCGTGCCGCCGTCGTTCAGTTGCAGCGGATTCTTGCCGTTCCAGGTCAGTTCCAGCAGGCTGCCAAACGAATCATCGGTGGGTCCGCTGATCGTGCCCGAACCCATCAGATCGCCGACACGCGTATTGCAGCCCGACACCGTGTGATGCGCGAGTTGCTGCGCCATCGTCCAGTACATGTGACGGAAGTTGGTGCGCGCAATGGTCGTCGCTTCTTTTGCGTCGTGCGGCTTGAGCAGCACTTCGAGCGAAATGTCGAAGGCGTGCTCGCCGGCGTGGCGCAGATACTCGAGCGGCTGCGGATCCTGCGCGGGCTGCGCGACGCGGAACGGTTCGAGCGCGTCGAGCGTGACGATCCACGGCGAGATGGTCGTCGCGAAACCCTTGGAGTTGAACGGGCCGAGCGGCACGTATTCCCACTGCTGGATATCGCGCGCGCTCCAGTCGTTCAGCAGCACCATGCCGAAGATGTGATCTTCCGCTTCACCGCATGCGATGGACTCGCCAAGCGCATTGCCACGACCGACGATAAAGCCCGTCTCCAGTTCGATGTCGAGCTTGCGACACGCGCCGAACACGGGGCGCTCCTGATCGGGCAGCTTCAACTGGCCGTTCGGGCGGCGCACGGGCGTGCCGCTCACTACCACCGACGACGCACGGCCGTTGTACCCGATCGGAATCTCCAGCCAGTTCGGCAGCAATGCGTTCTTCGGATCGCGGAACATCGAGCCGACGTTCGTCGCGTGTTCCTTCGACGAATAGAAATCCGTATAGCCCGGAATCTGCGCTGGCAGATGCAGCGTCGCGTCGGACTGACGGATCAGCGCGCGGCTGCGCAGTTCGGCGTCATCGCGCAGCGTCGCGTGATCGCGCGACAGCAGCTTGCTCAACTGGATGCGCACACTGCGCCAGGTGTCGCGGCCAAGCGCGATGAAATCGTTCAGCGCGTCGCGCACGAACACGCTATCACCCTCGCCCGACGACGGCACCGTCAGCAGGCCCGCGCTTTCTAGCGCGGCCAGATCGACGATGCAGTCGCCGATCGCCACTCCGGCGCGGCGCGTCGCATTCAGCCCGTCGCTGAAAATGCCGAACGGCAGGTTCTGGATCGGGAAGTCGCAGGACGGCTCGTTCGCCGACTCGACCCAACTTTTGCGCGACGCGTCGAGGGTCGCCTGAAGATCGCTCGATGCGTTCATCGTTGCTCCGGATTGAAGTGTTTCTTGAGACCTTGCCAGCACTCGTAGTAATGCGCCTGAAGCTGCGCCGTTTCGAGCGCGAAGCGGGTCGGCTTGATCAGCGTGCGCGTCTCGAACATGAAGGCCATCGTGTTGTCGACCTTGTTCGGCTTGCTGGTGTCGATGTTCGAGGCCTTCTCGAACGTGTCGGCGTCCGGGCCGTGGCCCGACATGCAGTTGTGCAGGCTCGCGCCGCCCGGCATGAAGCCTTCCGCTTTCGCGTCGTACGCGCCGTGCACAAGGCCCATGAACTCGCTTGCTACGTTGCGATGGAACCACGGCGGGCGGAACGTATCTTCGGCGGCCAGCCAGCGCGGCGGGAAGATCACGAAGTCGATCGAATCGACGCCCGGCGTGTCGCTTTGCGATTGCAGCACGAGGAAGATCGACGGGTCCGGGTGGTCGTAGCTGATCGAGCCGATCGTATTGAAGTGGCGCAGATCGTATTTGTAGGGCGCGTAGTTGCCGTGCCACGCGACCACGTCGAGCGGCGAATGATCGATGTCCGCGCGCCACAGGTGGCCGTTCAGCTTCGCGACCAGCTCGAAGTCGCCTTCGCGGTCTTCATACGCGGCGTGCGGCGTAAGGAAATCGCGCGGATTCGCGAGGCCGTTCGAGCCGATCGGACCGAGGTCGGGCAGGCGCAACTGCGCGCCGAAGTTCTCGCAGATATAGCCGCTCGCGCGGCCGTCCGGCAGCGCCACCGAAAAACGCACGCCGCGCGGAATCACCGCGATCTCGAACGGCTCGACGTCGAGCTCGCCCATCTCCGTGAAGATGGCGAGACGCCCCGCTTGCGGCACGATCAGCAGTTCGCCGTCGGCGTTGTAGAAGTAGCGGTCCTGCATCGACTGGTTAGCCGCGTACACGTGGATCGCGCACCCGTTCATCGCTTCCGCTGCGCCGTTGCCCGCCATCGTCACCCAGCCGTCGATGAAATCGGTCGGCTCGGTCGGCATCGGCAGCGGGTCCCAGCGCAGCTGGTTGGGCGGCGTGGGCGGCACGTCGGCGAAATTGGCGACGAGCCGGTGCGACGGCAGCGCCGTGAACGGCTGATGCACGGCGGCGGGACGAATGCGATACAGCCACGAGCGGCGGTTGTGGCCGCGCGGCGCCGTGAACGCGGTGCCCGACAGCTGCTCCGCGTACAGGCCATAAGGCGCGCGCTGCGGCGAGTTGCGGCCTTGCGGCAGCGCGCCGGGCAAGGCTTCCGTAGCGAATTCGTTGGCGAAGCCGGACTGATAGCCCGGCTGGATTTCGCGTCGTGTGGATGATTCCATGCAAAGTCTCCGATGAATCTCAAGCGAATCTCAAGCAGTCTGCGCTTTGGCCAGGCCGCCGCGCCCACGCGTGGCGGCGGCGAGCGTCAGCACCAGCGATGCGGAACACAGCACGGGCAAGGCGGCAGCGTGAAACAGCTGGGCGTTGCTCCAGTTCAGCGCAATCAATTGGCCGCCGACCAGCGGCCCGATCACCGAGCCGATCCGGCCGATGCCGAGACTCCAGCCGATGCCCGTCGAGCGCAGCGTGGTGGGATAGAAGTGTCCGGCGAGCGCATTGACGGCCGGCTGTCCGCCGACGATGCAGAAGCCGCCCGCGAAGACGACAACCAGCAGCCACGCGAGCGCATGCGACACCGCGCCGATCGCGCCGACGCTCAGCGCGCCGAGTGCGAAGCACGCGAACAGCGCGCGCACAAAGCCGAAACGTTCGATGAACCAGCCGAGCAGCAGCGTGCCGACCACGCCGCCCGTCTGCAGCACGGTGCCGACGATGACGGCTGTGGACGGCGAATAGCCGGCGTCGCGCATCACGGTCGGCAGCCAGTTCGACAGGAAGTACAGGTCGATCAGGTTCATGAAGCTGATGCCCCAGAGGATCAGCGTGACGGGCGCACGCCCCGCGCGGAACAGCTCGGCCACGGGCGCGCCGCCGCCGGCTTTTTCCTGTACGACGAGGCGCGTGGCGGGACCGACGCGAAGCGCTGTATCGAACTTCGCCAGCCACTGCCGCGCGCGTTCATCGCGTCCCTTCAGCACGAGAAATTGCAGCGACTCGGGCAGCGCGGCGAGCATCGCGAGGGCGAGCACGAGCGGCACCGCGCCGCCGACCCAGAATACCGCGCGCCAGCCGTACGCGGGAATCAGCGCCGCGCTGATGAAGCCGCCGATGGCCGCGCCGAGCGTGAAGCCGCACGACACCAGCATCATCCGTTTAACGCGGTGCGCGGGCGTCGAAAACTCGCCGACCAGCGCCATCGCATTCGGCATGATGCAGCCGAGGCCCAGCCCCGTGATGAAGCGCAGCGCGATCAGCGCGGAAATGGTCGAGACGAACGGCGTCGCGAGCATCGACAGCGCGAAGAAGAACGTCGAGCCGATCAGCACCGGGCGCCGTCCGATCCGGTCGGCCAGCACCGACAGCCCGAGCGCGCCCAGCAGCATGCCGAACAGGCTCGCGCTGAACACCGGCCCGAGCGCGGCCTTCGATACATGCCATTCGCCGATCACGCTCGGCGCGACATAACCCATGGCTTGCGCATCGAAGCCGTCGATGACGAGGCACAGCCCGCACAGCACGAGCAGCATCAGCTGAAAAGCCGGCCGATGCGCATCGGCCAATGCGCGCTCGACCTCGATCACATCGGCAGAACGGTGGGATTCGCTCATCTTTCGCTTCCTGCGGAACGGGGTGAAAAGGCTGCAACGTGTATTTACGAATAGTAAAACAGATTATGATTAGTGAAATTAACGTAAACCCTCGATCGGGCATCGATCGCCACACGAATGGCGAAATCCATATCAGTATTTGGTGCATGAAAGAGCGGTCGCCGCTGCTACCATCGAAGCGTGCGGCGCACCGCCGCGATCCAAGTCCGCTCCCCACGTATTCATGATCCCGCTGACCATTCCCGAACTCGTCGACCGCGCTTCCACTCACCCGTTTCTCGGCGAGCATCTGAGAATGGGCACAGGCCCACGCAGCGGCGAAGCCATCGCGACCTACGGCGACGTCGAACTCGGCAGCAGCTACGAGCCGATCTTCGACATCTCGGTGCATGCGCTCGCGCAGTCGCTGTCGTCTTCGCCCGATAGCGCGGACCGTTTCGGCGACGAACTCGGGGTCCAGGCCGTCACGCAACTGGCCGACGGCACGCCGCTCGACAGCTTCGACCCGTTCGACCACGTGCCCGACGACCAGCAGCTGGTCGCGCTGGACCGGATGTCGCGCGCGATGCACGCCGTCAACTTCTTCGGTCCGCAGCGGCACGGTCTGCTGTTTCTGCGCGTGCACGAGCGGCTGCTGAAAAGCGTGCGCTATGACCACGGCCGGCATTTCTCGGCTGTGCTGATGTCGTTTGGGTTAAATCCGTCGCGAGTCGTGATCGAGCTGCCGTCTGCGGCGGTCGCGCATAAGACGTTTCTTGGTTATCTGACCAAGAGTTACCAGCACTATGGATTCAAGGTCGCCGGCAATCTGCCGAACGCGGGGCAGATCCTGTCCGTGTCGGACATGGCGAGACTGGACTTCATCAAGATGGATGCCGCTTCGGCGTTGCGCGATTCGATGGTGAAACCGCTGGTCAGCTATGCGAATCGGCTAAAAATTCCGTTGATCTTCAATCGCGTGGCGACTGAAGCGCAGTTCGATCTGTTGCAACAATACGATGTGCGGTTCGTGCAGGGGCCATTGTTCGTCGTGCACGCGAACCGGGCGGCCTAAGGTTGTTCCGGGGCCGGCCCCAAACGGCGCGCCAATGCTCTCAGACGCGGCGCGACCACCTCCCGGAACACGCTCTCCCCCATCGACGACGCCGGGCCGCTACAGCTCAGCACCAGCAGCCGCCCGTCGCGCGGGTCGCTGAACGGCACGGCCACGGCGTTCACGTCGTCGTGCCAGTCGCGAAACGAATAGCAGCAGCCCTCTCGCGCGAACCTGTCGATTTCCTCTCGCGCCTGGGCGACCAGTTGCGCGCCTTCGTCGCCCGCTGCGCGCTGCAGTTCGGCCAGAAGCGCGGCGCGCGCGTCGCCCGACTGCACGGCGAGATACGCGCGGCCCATTGAACTCGTCAGCATCGACAGCTTCGAACCGGATGCGAGCCCGAGCGTGAGCGCCGTCTCGCTGCGGATCGTCTCCAGGTAGATCATGTCCAGACCGTCCCGGCAACCGAGCGACACGGCCGCGCCGACCTCGCGCGCGAAGTCGCGCATGTGCGGACGCGCGAGCTCGAGCGTATCGGTGCCCGACAGCAGCGCGAAACCGAGCGACAGCACGCCAGCATCGAGTGCGTACTTGCCGAGCGCCTCGTCGAAGCGCAGATAGCCGAGCACCGTCAGCGTGTACGCAAGCCGGTTCACCGTCGCTTTCGGCAAACCCGTGCGCTCGACGAAGTCGCGATTGCCCAGCAGCGTCTCGCCCGGACGGAACGCGCGCAACAGATCGAGGCCGCGCGCCAGCGCGACGACGAATTTGCGTTCGTCGACGGGATCGGACGCACGCGTCGAAGCGGACGTTGGGGATGTTATGGATGCAGGTTTCGACATCGGGTGCTAAACTCAGTCGTCGTTTTGCAAAACATTGTTTCGCAGAGCGGAACTTAAGTCAAGCATGAGATCAGAATGCGGTGTTTCGGTGCTCCGCTCTGATCGATTCAGGAGATACGTCATGGCAGCCGCCGCGCAATTCAATTGGGAAGACCCGCTGCTCCTCAATCAGCAGCTCACGGAAGAAGAACGCATGGTGCGCGACGCCGCGCACGCCTACGCGCAGGACAAGCTTGCGCCGCGCGTGCTCGAAGCGTTCCGCAACGAGAAAACGGACGCCACGATCTTCCGCGAGATGGGCGAACTGGGCCTGCTCGGCCCGACCATTCCCGAGCAATACGGCGGCCCCGGCCTCAACTACGTGAGCTACGGGTTGATCGCGCGCGAGGTGGAGCGCGTGGATTCAGGCTACCGGTCGATGATGTCGGTGCAGTCGTCGCTGGTGATGGTCCCCATCTTCGAATTCGGTTCCGACGCGCAGAAAGACAAATATCTGCCGAAGCTCGCGACGGGCGAATGGATCGGCTGCTTCGGCCTGACCGAGCCGAACCACGGCTCCGATCCGGGCAGCATGGTCACGCGAGCGAAGAAAGTCGACGGCGGCTACTCGCTGTCCGGCTCGAAGATGTGGATCACGAATTCGCCGATCGCGGACGTGTTCGTCGTCTGGGCGCAGCTCGAAACCGATGGCAAGGATGAGATTCGCGGCTTCATCCTTGAGAAAGGCTGGAAAGGCTTGAGCGCACCTGCCATCCACGGCAAGGTCGGCCTGCGTGCGTCGATCACGGGTGAGATCGTTCTCGATGAAGTGTTCGTGCCGGAAGAGAATCTGATGCCCGGCGTGAAGGGCTTGCGCGGACCGTTCACCTGTCTC
The DNA window shown above is from Paraburkholderia sp. PGU19 and carries:
- a CDS encoding MFS transporter; translation: MKVVFSRDFLALILSVAVVGLGSGATLPLTALALTQAGYGTDVVGLLTAAQAGGGLLVVPVAGWLAARCGGRQAIIGAVLIVAIVTALMQLTANLFVWAVLRALCGAALMLLFTIGEAWVNQLADDASRGRVVAIYATNFTLFQMAGPVLVSQIARLEHWRFLICGAIFLIALPVLSMIRSAPHASDEHEPHGSWRRVLPQMPALVIGTGFFALFDTIALSLMPLFAMAHGIPSEVAVLFASALLLGDTTMQFPIGWLADRLGRERVHIGCAVLVVVLLPLLPWAVQSPWLCWPLLYVLGAAAGAIYTLSLVACGERFRGVALVSASSLVGASWSIASFGGPLIAGALMKSVGNDAMIGVVLASALAFLAAALWEKRRGVVNAAS
- the hmgA gene encoding homogentisate 1,2-dioxygenase; its protein translation is MESSTRREIQPGYQSGFANEFATEALPGALPQGRNSPQRAPYGLYAEQLSGTAFTAPRGHNRRSWLYRIRPAAVHQPFTALPSHRLVANFADVPPTPPNQLRWDPLPMPTEPTDFIDGWVTMAGNGAAEAMNGCAIHVYAANQSMQDRYFYNADGELLIVPQAGRLAIFTEMGELDVEPFEIAVIPRGVRFSVALPDGRASGYICENFGAQLRLPDLGPIGSNGLANPRDFLTPHAAYEDREGDFELVAKLNGHLWRADIDHSPLDVVAWHGNYAPYKYDLRHFNTIGSISYDHPDPSIFLVLQSQSDTPGVDSIDFVIFPPRWLAAEDTFRPPWFHRNVASEFMGLVHGAYDAKAEGFMPGGASLHNCMSGHGPDADTFEKASNIDTSKPNKVDNTMAFMFETRTLIKPTRFALETAQLQAHYYECWQGLKKHFNPEQR
- the fahA gene encoding fumarylacetoacetase; amino-acid sequence: MNASSDLQATLDASRKSWVESANEPSCDFPIQNLPFGIFSDGLNATRRAGVAIGDCIVDLAALESAGLLTVPSSGEGDSVFVRDALNDFIALGRDTWRSVRIQLSKLLSRDHATLRDDAELRSRALIRQSDATLHLPAQIPGYTDFYSSKEHATNVGSMFRDPKNALLPNWLEIPIGYNGRASSVVVSGTPVRRPNGQLKLPDQERPVFGACRKLDIELETGFIVGRGNALGESIACGEAEDHIFGMVLLNDWSARDIQQWEYVPLGPFNSKGFATTISPWIVTLDALEPFRVAQPAQDPQPLEYLRHAGEHAFDISLEVLLKPHDAKEATTIARTNFRHMYWTMAQQLAHHTVSGCNTRVGDLMGSGTISGPTDDSFGSLLELTWNGKNPLQLNDGGTRGFIEDGDELTLAGWCQGDGYRVGFGTCVGEILPAHK
- a CDS encoding crotonase/enoyl-CoA hydratase family protein, which translates into the protein MASEQFGEFVRIETAQKNTTAQKQQVALPVDAVATIVIDRPARRNAVDRPTAEALAAAFRRFEANDAWRAAVLTGAGGTFCAGADLTALQDDERRNELHADGSGPGPMGPTRMMFTKPVIAAIAGHAVAGGLELAAMCDLRVVEADAVLGVFCRRVGIPLIDGGTIRLPRLIGQSRALDLILTGRAVTADEALALGLANRVVPKGASRAAAEQLAAELAALPQAALLADRRSVYENSPLDDLPEALRREGAGGYAAVFSQGVAGAAAFAAGAGRHGSALDKKDP
- a CDS encoding LysR family transcriptional regulator, with the protein product MNQIYAMRVFVRVAETQSFRRAAQQLKVSNALVTRSIATLEAHLHARLINRTTRNLSLTEAGTHYLEGCRGLLEELDHLEGSVAGTEREPGGTLRVVATGALSPQALTQLLDGYRRHYPKVRIRLTLAERMPHLIEDGYDVGLLISGPPASSGAAAETDSVELSFATQRLVPCAAPSYLAARDEPRHPEHMALHSCIATPSEQRGPTVWHFVDSDGDPQPITLEPSYMVNSPLLVRLAAIAGMGVAVLPEPLVADDFATGTLKRIMQGYTVDESQAKVSLVYPRRRHLPAKTRAFVDYTLEHAGCPASALPADAHAIIAHDLHPAAQHAS
- a CDS encoding MFS transporter — encoded protein: MPLPLLALAVAAFGIGTTEFVIMGLLPDVARDLSVSIPAAGMLVSAYALGVTIGAPIVAIAVANMPRKKALMSLIGIFILGNLLCAIAPGYAVLMAARIVTAFCHGAFFGIGSVVAAGLVAPNRRAQAIALMFTGLTLANVLGVPLGTALGQAVGWRATFWAVTGIGVIAAIALAVCLPSKIEMQKASLVHEFTVLKNPQVLMVLGTSVLASASLFSTFTYITPILEDVTGFTPHAVTMVLLLFGLGLTVGSTIGGKLADWRPVQSLLSFLLAIVAILSVFAMTMHSEIPAMLTIFLWGVLAFAIVPPLQMLIVDRASSAPNLASTLNQGAFNLGNATGAWLGGMAIGAGAPLRSLPWVGVATAAGAVALTWWSVSLDRRLPVAG